The following nucleotide sequence is from Saimiri boliviensis isolate mSaiBol1 chromosome 6, mSaiBol1.pri, whole genome shotgun sequence.
attgcctgaacccaggaggcggaggttacggtgagccgagatcgcgccattgcactccagcctgggtaacaagagcgaaactccgtctcaaaaaaaaaaaaaaaaaaaaaaatatctcctCTGCAGAACTGTTTCTGACCACAGGCCCCTTGTAACTACTGTGCTCATATTTCCCTTTTGGCCATGGCTTCCAGGGAGTAAGGATTTTTTTACTACCAATTCCTGAACAATATTATCTCTTAGGATTGATACAATATTCTCttcctagctgggtgtggtggcacacgcctgtaatcccagctacttgggaggctgaggcaggagaatcatttgaactcgggaggtggaggttgcagtgagccgagattgcactactgtactctagcctgggcaatagagtgaggctccatctcaaaaaaaaaaaaaaattatcttccttttccttcagttctgtgttacttctttcttttccaatttcATTAACCTTATTGGCTGTAAGTACCCTCTAAAATTTACCAGAATCCTGTGGCCATGACCAAGACCTTGCTGGGCCTGGACCAGTCTTTGCTGGCATGCCTCTCAAGCCCAGCACCACCCTCCAGGGATCACCACCCGTGAACCCTGAGCTTTGGAGCCCTCGACCCCCATACCCTCTCTGGTCGAGCTTTTCCACATCTTCCACCCGCATGCCAAAGATGAAGAAGTTCTCCTCTCCCGCCTCTTCTGCCATCTCCACATTGGCCCCGTCCATGGTGCCAATGGTCAGAGCCCCGTTGACCATGAATTTCATGTTGCCAGTGCCTGAGGCCTCTGTGCCCGCAGTGGAGATCTGCTCAGAGAGGTCTGCAGCTGGGATCACTGTGTGGTGGCAGCAGGGGGACAAGTCAGCTCAGGGAAGAGCCCCACATCAGCTGGGGACTCTTGGATTAGGCTGGCCCCAGACATAGCTGGACTCAGAGTCCCCTGCACCCCCAACTCTCAGTCTTCACCAGCCAAGTCTCCCTCTCACACTGCAcccccactgccctccacctCTTGTAGATTCTTGACCATCTAGGTCCAACCTGGATTTCTCCACCTCTGTTGCAGATTTGAAGGTAATTTCACCCTGTACTGCCTGAAATTCCACCATTAGAGGGCATCcgcatggcttttttttttttttttttggcacggagtttcgctcttgtactcaggctggagtgcaatggtatgatctcggctcactgcagccttcacctcctgggttccagcgattctcctgctcagcctcctgagtagcttggattacaggcacccaccaccatgcctggctaattttttgtatttttagtacagacgtatttcaccatgttggccaggctggtctcaaactcctgacctcaggtgatccacctgcctcggcctcccaaaatgctgggattacaggcatgaaccaccatgtccggcctccTCATGGCTTAAGCATTGGCCTCTCCAGATTCTTCTTTCAAATACAAGTATCCCAGGAAGAAAGGACTGATGCCTCTTCCCAGGACTGAACTAGTCAGAGCCTCCCTAGGATCCCTGGTGGCACACCCACCTTTCTCAGCCAGCGAGACCCGGTAGTTCTCCAAGAAGATGACACGGAGACGGTCACCCACTGCCGGGTCATGGTTCACCACATCCCCAATGGCTGTGATGAGTTTGATGATCATCTTGGCCATGTGGTACCCAGGTGCAGCCTGAGAGGACACAATCTGGGGTCAGCTCTATTGCCAGGCACCCCCACCCTACATCCTACAACCCAGCTGGGCTGACCTCTCCCTGGATATATCAAAGGATGGGAGCCCAGGACTGGAGCCTGGCTTCTCACCTTCCCTCCAATCATCACAGTCCGAGGCACAAAAAACTTATTGGGCTCTCTCTTGATGCCTGTGGAGAAACGAGAGGGATCAGGTGGGCCTGCTTTGTCCTCTGGGTAGTAGCTCCTGACAGAGGCTGGGTCGTGAGACAGTAGGCCTGACTTGGACAATCACGTGCTTTGTGACTGTCACTTctccctttctgagcctcagtttgcccatctgtgaaatggggataattcCATGTCCTGAGAGTTGTCACAAGGCCAAAGGAGATGTTGCTTGGGCAGCATGTGCTATGCCGGCAGGAACACAGGGGAGCGCTGAGATGCAGGGCAGAGCGGCTGCCACTCACGGTTGTACAGGGTGATGACGTGGAGGCAGTTGAGGAGCTGTCGTTTATATTCATGAATCCGCTTCACCTGGATGTCGAAGAGTGAGTTGGGGTTGATGTGGACTTTGTATTCCTTCTCGAGGTAGGCAGCAAACTTCAACTTGTTTTCCTGGAGGCAGAGACGGGGAAGGGCTCACCAACAGGCCACAGCCTCAGGAAATCCTACCGTCCACACTCCATTCACTCAGGCCAGGGAGGATGGATGCCAGGAGGCTCACTGGCTACTTCTGTCCACTCCTGCACCAGggcagacattgctaatcaatGTCAGCACTGTTCATGTGAGGTCAGATGATGCCTTCCCATCACAGACTCCAGGCAGCTTCTACCAATGGCCTGGGTGGGCAGGAGAGATGAACTCTATTTGCCACGCCTGACCCAGATATCTGGCCCCTCCAGCGCCCTCCACACAGCACAGCTGTCCCACATTGCAGCTCTCCCCACCTGCTTCACTTTGGCCACATCCCGAATGAAGGCTTCATCATCCACAAAGGAGAGCAGTTTGCGCAGCTGGTCCAGATCGGAGATGAAGTCCTCACCGATACGCTGTGGGAAGATGGCTCTCAGACAGGCCCATCCCTGTCCTTCCTCCTCCCAACACAGAAGGTGCCCTTTCCAGGTCAGCCAAGCCCCCTCCACCCAGCAGGCTGCTCTGGgagccctcccagcccctcctcctccagccttccAGCTGGGGCACAGGGCATCCATGGTTACCTTCTTCCTCTCCCGTCCTTGAGCTCTGAAGGCTCACGCCACCTGACCCCAGCAGCCCTTCCTGGCTTCCTGGCAAAGCTTTGCCTGACACCAACATGACCTTGTGCCTTCCCTGCCAGATATCTGCCCCTTACAGGCTCACTTCAGATGTGACCCATGGATGACTCCCTCCATTAGACTGCAACCTTTGCTGGGTTCACCTCCACAGCCAGGACCTCCCTTAGCACATAGAGCACCGTCATGCAAATAAGAGAATAGTGTCCCTCCTTCAGTTGGATGTGAGGCTTGGGGAACACAGTGCAGGAGGGATTTCAGCCCTGAGCTGGGGGTCCTGACAGTGAACCACCTGCACAACTATACCCAGCCGATCCCTGCAGGGACCCATGTTGACCCTACTGGCCATACAATGGCCTCTCACCTCAGCAATGACCTCTGCCAGCCCAGGGTTACACAGAACCAGCCAGCGCCGAGGGGTGATGCCATTGGTCTTATTCTGGAACTTATGAGGCTCCAACTCATAGAAGTCTTTGAAGCTGCAGGATGAGGTTGGACGAGGGTCGCCACTCACCCCTGTAGGATGAAGGCCTCTGCCCTGGGGCCCCTACCCTGTCTTGCTGAAAGGGGCCTGGGGTGGGTAATGTGGACCTGGGGAAGGTGGGGGATGCTGTGTGTAAGAGGGGGTCATCTCAGGACAGGGCAGCACTGGAAGGGGCTGCGGGGCTTGTAAGAATGACGCCACCTGTGAATGCCGCCCCGGGACCAGAGACCATGAAGGGCTAGAGACCATGAGTGGTCAGGCAGGGCGGTGAGGGGTGGGGTCTCTGCGAGACAGAGGCGTGGAATGCGCGGAGCCTCTGTGAGACAGAAGCGTGGATTGGGTGGGGCATAGAGAGGGGCGGGGTCTGGAGAGCAGGGCTCACATGGTCTTCTTGAGGATCTCCGAGTGGATGCGCGCCACGCCATTAACAGCGTGCGAACCCGCGATGCACAGGTGTGCCATGTTGATGCGCTTCACCGCGCCCTCCTCCACCAGCGACATGCGCCGCAGCCGGTCTATGTCCCCTGGGAATGTGGCCGCCACCCGCTGTGCCCAGAGAGCCCAGAGCTAGGACCAGATCCAGGAACCCCAGTCCCCAGTCCCCAGCCCCATACCCCCAGAGCTCTGCCCAGAGCCCTCACTGCCCCAGAGTCTCAGGGCCCTGGCTGGCGCCCCTACTCCCAGGCCCAGACTGGGTGTCCCGCCTCGTCCCCGCACCGTCCCCCAAGCCTCCCAACTTACGTTGAGGAAGCGCTGGTTGATCTCGTAGATGATCTGGAGGTGCCGTGGCAGCAGCGTCTCCAAGAGGTGCACCGGCCAGCGCTCCAGGGCCTCGGGCAGCACCGTGTGGTTGGTGTAGGCGCAGGTCCTCACTGTCACATCCCACGCCTGGCACACGGGGTGGGCAGTCAGGACGTCGACCTCAGCCCAGTGGCTCTCCCCACACCCTATGCAGCCCAGCAGGCCTCCCGACTGCAGTGCCAGGTTTAGGACGGTCCCTCTTGCCTCAGGAACCAATCTGTTCACTCCACTCATATCCTCCCATGTCCCCAAACTGGGAAGAGAACCCTGAAGCGGAGAGTGTCAAATGAGGCAGAGGGGCCCTGAAGCCCACCTTGTCCCAGTCCAGCCGCTCCAGGTCCACCAGGATCCTCATCAGTTCGGGGATGGCCAGGGAGGGGTGGGTGTCATTGAGCTGGATGGCCACCTGGGATAGGCAGAGGAGTCAATCTGAGCTCCAAACCACATACCATGCTATGGTCACTGTCCTTTGCCACTTCGGAGCCCCCGAGAGAGCCCAGCACGGTTCTGTGACTGGGCtgagggcagaggcaggcaggcgCTCATGGGGGGTGGGAGGaatggggtgggggcagtggggcaggaggaggagggaagccGAGGTTATGAGCCTGTGGATTGACctgctcaagtgaccctcccacacTCCCAGCCTCCACTCCTTTATCTACGACATGGGGCAgtcaggctgaggctggaggcacACACTGCCCGGCACACACTGTCCAGCACAGAGGTGCCCTCTACGCACATAGTACCTTGTCCGGGAAGGCATCAAAGTTCGTGCGCACGGGATCGCGGCAGCCGAACTTGGAGGACTTGAAGCGACGGATGATGTCCTGGAGGGTGGCGGCCACCACGAaatactcctgcttcagccgcAGCTCCTTCCCCTCAAAGAACTGGGGACAGCGCGAGGCAACGTGAATCACGGCGGCAGGGGCGTGGCCTAAAGCCGCGGTGGGTGTGGCCAGAAGGGACTCCCACCCACACCAGGACCCCTGAGCCCTGAGCCAGGACCCCTTTCTGGGACCCAGGGAATTTTCCTCCACCAAGAAGTAGTGGCAAGAGACAGTGTCAGGAAGAGGGGCACAAGAACCGAGAGCATCGTGGGTGTTGCCTTGGACAGCTCTTCCAAAGTGCTCTTCACTAACCCACTTCCCTCAGGACTCAGGTGTCCTTGTGCTCAAAAGGTTTAAGATGGGAGCACAGGATGCACAAGGCCAGCAGTATGCCCTGGGTGTGAGTAGGGCACCAGCAAGTGCCCTCCCCAGTTCTTCCCAACCCCCGCTCCCAGAACTCAGGCTTTCAGCACCTCCCAGCACCCAGAGACTGACGCACATTATCGTTGGGGTACAGGACACGAGAGATGTTCTCCGCCAGGTTTCGGTCCAGCACAGCCTGGATGTAGCCGCCGACGTTGACTGAGAGATGAGAGTGGGGAGAGGGTAAGGCCTGGGCAGGGCGAGGCTGGCGGGCAGGCTGGGGCTGCTACCAGCGGATGAACTCACAGTCCTTGAGGTTGAAGTCATTGGGAGCCTTGGCAGACCAGAGGCGCATGGTGTTGACGACATTGTTGCGATAGCCAGGCACGGGTGTATCATAGGGCATGGCCAGCACCACCTGCAGGGGGCAATCCTGTCAGGAGCTGCCTGGCCCTGGCATCTGCCTCCCTCCCCTGAGGGCTGGCACTCAAGGCTTTGTCCCTGCACTCTGCAGACCCCGGCTCTTGTCCCAACACTAGCATCGACTAGTTTCGTAACCATGAGCAAACCCCATAGCCTCTCTGGACCTCATCTAGAGAGAAAACACCCTCAACACATCCCCAACACCAATAAGCCCTGCTTGGGCAGACGGTGGTGAGAAGAATGGAAGGAGGCAGGTGACAAGCCCAGAGCCCAGGAGGGGCTGTGTTGGTGACCACTCTGTAGCAATGGGGGCTGGGCTGGCCAGCCTGGCCTGAGCAAAAGCTAGAGGACACTGTGGACTCAGGAGAGGACTAGGGAACCCAGGGCCAAGTTGAAGGGGTCACAGAGGTCAAGTCCATCCAAAGACCTCAGGCCTGGTTGACCACACGGCTGATTCTCAATGACTAATGCCGACCCGCCTTCCATAACTAGCAAACATCAATAACTGTCTGCTATCATGGTGCCAGGGATACGTCCACTCCTCCAAGGGAGGCCTTTTAAAGGGCACCGCCTGCCCTCCCCACACTCCATCACCTTGATTGGAGCCGAGTGGGAGCTGACACACAGAGAGGGAAGGGACCGGTCCCTGAGCACACAGCAGGCTGGCAGTACCAGAGGGAGCCAGGTCTCCTGCCTTCCAGCCACAGCCACTTGTGCCAGCTGCCACATGCACCTGGCATGGACTGCCAGCAGCCCCCACTGGGCCTTAGCCTGGCTGACAGCAAATGCTCAGTTCTGAAAGCCTACTGGTTTATCTGCAGCCCCTCTGGGGGCTGATGACCTGAAGCTTCAGCAGGAAGATGGCCTGAACTGGgatttggtgtttgtttgtttgtttgtttgtttgtttttgagatggagcctcactctgttgcccaggctggagtgcagtaacgtgatctcagttcactgcaaactctgtctcccagattcaagtgattctcaacctcccgagtagctgggagttttggtcaggctggtctcaaactcccgacctcaggtgatccacccacctcagcctcccaaactgctgggattacaggcgtgagccactgcactcagccaattttgaactcctgagctgaatcaacctacccaccttggcctcccaaagtgctgggattacaggcgcgagccataccctctgtctatttttttattttttgtagagataaggtctctctctgttgcccaggttggtcttgaactcgtgaactcaagccatccttgcaccttgacctcccaaagtgctaggattatgggcatgaaccaccatgtccagctttgGTTTGCTTTTAGGATCCCTCTAACTCGCTGTGTGACGAGTGAATTCCTCTCGAAAGGCTTGAATTTTCTCCTGCTCTGGGCTGCTGCTGTTGGGATGTACGGGGCAGACTCAAGTTGCCAGGATGGTCCTTTGATAAATCTCCTGGTGTGGAGTGGAGCCAGGTCGTGCGAAGACACTGGGGGAGCGGAGcagcctctctctccttccaggcTCTGCACTTAGGCTGGGTCCCCTGTGTCCCTGTCTCTAGTTTCTCCTGGCTTCAGCTGTGTGactaagtcacttaacctctctgagcctcagcatcCTCAGTTGTAAAATATTGGGTCATGCTTCCTATATaggcttccttctcctccctccccttctctgggCTCCCCCGACCCCCAGCTTCATCCTCACCTGTGTGTCTACCCACTTGGCACCCTGGCTGGTGTGCTCCACGTGGCCATAGAAGTGCACAGGTAGCGTGAACTCGGGTCGGGCCTTCTCCCAGGGGTTGCCGTAGCGAAGCCAGTCATCGGCCTCCTCCATCTGAGCCCAAGGCAGGTCGGGCAGAAAGGCGGGCAGTGTCAATGCAGGCACTCATGCCACAGTGAACggtggggcggggcaggggccgCGGCCCGGGGCACCCTACACAAGTATGAGTTAGGGGCTCTGAGGTGGGCCTCTGGTCTGTTAGGCTCTCCAGCAGGACACAAACCACCTGTTCCAGGGGCACCAGCTGGCTTTGGGTCGGGGGTTGAGAAGCGGCAAGGATGCTTTCTGTAGAGCTTGGGGGCTTTTTTGGAGCTATGCAGAGATGATAAACAACTGGGGGTCTTCCCCATCCCGACTAGACCCCACAAGGTTAGAGCTGAGACTGCTCACCTGCCAGCCCCCGGAGATCTTTTGGTTAAAAATTCCAAACTCATAGCGAATACCGTAGCCATAGGCAGCCAGGCCCAGTGTCGCCATGGAATCCAGAAAGCAGGCTGGGGGTGTGCAGGGAGGTGGGTGTCAGGGACCCAGCACGGAGGACCCCATCGGCCCATCCACCCTCACGGCCCTGCTCACTTACCTGCCAGCCGGCCCAGGCCCCCGTTGCCCAGCCCCGCATCCTCCTCAATTTCCTCCAGCTCCTCCATGTCCAGGCCCAGCTGGAGGGGTGAGGGTGGCAGTGGTCAGGGCCAAGTGTCAGCAGGGGAACCCCCAGTCCCCCAAATCGCCCCACCCCACACACCTGGTAGGTGGCCTCATCGCAGGCATTCTCTAAGGCCAGGTTCACCATGGTGTTCTGTAGTGTCCGTCCCATGTAGAACTCCAAAGACAGGTAGTAGATCCTCTGCCCAGAGAGACGGACGGGCAGGGAATGGGGTCAGGGCCACACACCAACACTCAGCCGGGCCCAGCCACACCTGGACCTCTGGCCTGCCTGCCCTGCTCTCAAGCCCCAGCTGTCCTATCCCTGTTGCCAGTTTGTTTCTCCCTGTCTCAGGCTTTGGGGCCCAACAGGTGAGGTTCTGGTTCCAGCATTCCTCTGGCTTTGGACAAATCACTctctttggcctcagtttccccatctgggaAATGGCGTTGGCCATACCCACTTCAGGGAATGAGGTGCCAGGAAGGTGGGAACCCCTTCCCTTGCACCCAACACCCAGCAGGGCACCAGGATGTGCAGAAGCGTCTCCAAGAGCTCCCCAGGAGGGCAAGGCCAAGGCCCAGAGAAAAAGTCATTTGTTCAAGGTCACGCAGAGGCTAGACACTGTCATCTCCCATCCTTGCACTGCCCAGTTCCCCTTGGCCCTCAAGCCTCGGTCCCAAGGAGACCCAGAGACACCAGAAACTAGGATTCTGCCAGTGCCTGGTCTCCTGGTTTCCTGGGTCCCCTCCCGGCCCCGTCTGCCtacccctcccccactccccaccgtGGGGTATCAGGTTGCTGACATTTACCAGTGACCCACCAGACACTTGATCTCTGCCGCCGCAGCTGCCCCAGTGCCGCCTGCGGTACAGGCATACCATGCACACAGCCAACAACTGACAGGTCCTTCCACCAGGGCCCAACCTGGGCCACAGGCGCCATCCTGCCCACCAGCAGCCCCTCCAACGTTCTCCGAGTGGGCACTGACCCTTTATGGCCAGCCCACCTGCTCTGAGTTccctgacccccacccccaccccaggttTCTCCCTCAGGTTGTCCCAGCACCCTTTGTGCCTGGCACCTCTGGATTCTCCAACCCCAGGAGCCTAGAGTGACGAGAGATGGCCACTTAAATCCAGATCCCCAGCTCCCTGGCAGCGCCTCCAGCCCGTTCCTCTGCCCAGTGTGTCCCTAGCAGCACCTTGGGGTCCTTCTCATAGTAGTGCTGCTGCGTTCGGATCCAGCGCCCCACGAGGTGGTCACGCACGGTATGGGCCAGCGCAAAGTAGTAGTCTCGTGGGGTGGCCACATTGCGGTCCTTGACGAGTGTGAAATGCAGGTGCCGGTTGAAGTTCTTTTTCAGCTCAGTCACGTTCTCCACGCCGGCCAGGCCGCGCACACtgatttgctttctcttctcGTGGTCTGACAGGGGCCGGGACATGGCTGCAGGAGGGCGGGCCGGACTGAACTGAGGGTCGGTGGGTCGCGGGGACGGTGGCCTCAGCACTGCCTCCAGCCAGGGAGTGGAGCTCCCCAGCCTCAAGGGGATTTAAAGCCTGGCTCTGGGCAGCATGCCCCGCCTCCCCTGCAATGGGAGGGTCTTGGCCTGGCAGCCCAGGGAGCTATTTTGAGGgcaaggggaggagaggggaggggagggagagatgagCTCCACTTGGGCCGCCAAGACTGGCCCGGCTTGCTCACAGGCCTGTGCTGAGCCACTTCCTCCAGGCCTTGCACACAGAAGGGTATTCTGTCCCTTGTCCCTGCCTTGTGCAGAGTTGGAGACAAGATGGAGCAGACAGTGCTGGATTGCGGAGCTGTCTGTCCGGGCTGGACAAGGATGGGAGCATGTGTTGTGGCAAAAGGAAGCAGGACCCCCTGCAGGCGGCGGTGCAGGAGCCAAGCCTGTGACCTGATGGAAGAGGTGCAACTAGCAGAGGCCACTGGATGTCTTCGAGAAAGGGACCCACGACCCTGCATACGAGGGGTGGTGTGAGGGAGGGAGGTTGTGTGAGGCAGGGCCACAGCCCTCGCTCCACCCCCACCAAAGCTGAGCGGCCCTGGGCTCCCCCTGTTGCTGTCCCTCAAGGAGCTCTGAATGACCTTTCGGAGAGGGTTAGTCAGGTTACAAGCTCGTGTTGGCGGGAGGCCACTAGCCTGCAGCACAGGGCCCTGGGAATTGTAGTCcctgggagaaactgaggcatgcccCACCCCCTCATCATATTGGTTAATGATAGTTGAGTTCTCCCTGTGATTTGACTGCTTAGGAAGTACTGGGAGGCCTTCTCTTGGGGCCACACCCTGGGCAGGGATTTTGTCAACCAGCTCAGTGACCTGTCCTGTAAAATGGGTGCCTCATCTGTACCTCAGGCACCTCACCCCATTTGTGTGCATGACCCCACAGTTTCAGGCCCTTCCCTGGAGTCTGTGGCTATCACCCCACTCACTGCTGTGTCCTGGCCCCAGTACTGActtactgtgtgacctcaggctgGTTGCTTTACTTGCCTGAGCTTTGGATTCCTTCATCAAACTTAGACTCTCCAATGAGAAAAACAATACCTGCCTCACAGCTGCTGCCTCCTCATCTTGTGGGAGCAGGCTTTGGATCCTGCTGTTTAAGCGAAAGGAAGCCAGGACCTGCTGCTAGTTCAAAGGCTGTCCAGGCCTCCTGAGTGGTGGGCCGTTGGAGGGGAAGAGCTGGGTGTTCTGTTCTGAGGGCCAAGGAAGCAGGTCAGAAGCCCAGACAGATGCAGGGTGCTACTGAGCCCGATTCGGGGAAGGCCAAGCTGTTTCtgaggaccttttttttttttttttttttgagatggagtttcgctcgtcgcctaggctggagtgcaatggcatgatcttggctcactactgcaacctctacctcctgggtttaagcaattctgccccagcctccagagtagctggaattacaggcacctgccatcaagcccagctaatttttgtatttttagtagagacggggtttcaccctgttgaaccaggctggtctcaaactcctgacctcaggggatttcTACTTGGAAATGTGGCACCACAGAAGACAGTGCGGCCGCGCCTTTTCAGGGCAGTGGTAAAGCAGGGCTTGGGAGTCAGGAGACCTCTGTAGGACTTGCAGTTTTGCCCACATACTAAGCTAGTGATTCCAGGGCTGGGTTTGCCATGGCTCGGAAAGTGATCGGAGGCTGGCCTTGGGGGCTctcgcccataatcccagcactttgggaggtcgaggtgggtggatcgcctgaggtcaggaaatcaagaccagcctggccaagatggcgaaaccctgtctctactaaaaatataaaaattagccaggagtggtggcccatgcctataatcccagctacttgggaggctgaggcgggagactcgcttgaacccaggaggcagaggatgcagtgagccgagatcagaccactgcaccccagcctgggcaacagggtgagtctttgtctcaaaaaaaaagaaaaaagatccggtaatataaaaatttaaaaaaacaacaacaatgctGGCAGTTCTCTGGTCTCTCCCCCATTCACAGCTTGCACCCAGGTCCGCATCCTCCACCGAGTGCAGCTCGGCCCAGCATCCAAGGTTCTTCGCAGCCCGCACTCGTCCCTCGGAGGGTTGCTCTGAGTAGAGCTGAGACTTCTTGGCAGTCACTGCCAGGCAGACAGTAGCTTAACCATACTGTCACCTCACAGCCCAACTGTGGCAGCATGCTTTGGCCACGCACTCCTTTGCATTGACCCCCATTTCCTGCCAGACCCCATGTTCCTGCCACTGAGGACCCGATCCCCATAGACCAATCCACATCTTACAGGCAGAGGAGGCCAGGCTCATTCCACCTTTTCCCAGCTGCCCTCCCCTTGTGCACCCAGGGCACTTGCTGTCTCAGGAAACATTTTTACTGGGAAACAAACTTTCTCCAACTACCTTTCCTGTGGCTTCTTTCAGTCTTTTGTCATGCAGTCACTCCCCACTGTTTCCAGGCTTTGTCCAGGGGTGACACTGCATGCCCCAACCCGGCACGATCTCATCTGTCTCCCCGTTACCTCCACCCGCTCCGTGTTGTGTATGTAGGTTTAATGAGCCCTGAAGCACACTTTTCCAACCTGAACTCACTCACGGTTGTTTATGTCTAAGTTTCTAACTAGAAACCTGGCCTCCTTCCTTGGGCCAATCCTGGGTTTCTCCAGAGCCCTTGGCTGAGCCTCAGTAACAAAGCGCTGAGGCTGACCTTTCCCCACTGGCGTTCCTCTTGCCAGGCCTTGAGGGGGTGGGGACAGTGCtactgcagcagcagcagaaaagcagggtgggaggaggggcacATACATCACAACACAATGGGGTAAAAGGCTTGCTTTCCCACCCCAGGTGTCTTCAGACAGGTGGGCAggcctttctgtctctgattctgcCACAGAggcaggtgcttgccaccactgTGAGAGCCAAGCCTTCCTGCTGTCTCTTCCATTTCAGGGCCTCCAGCATCTGGGAGACTGATGCCTTAGTCAGCCACTTCCACTCTCCAAAACCTTAACAAAAGCTGACGGCAgggagcagagagggagggagcacAGGAATGGAGCTGGCCTCGGGGGAGAAGCGGAGGAGATAGCTGGGCTGTGGTTAagtcatttattgattttatttctaaaacccaCATAGCGCCACTTTGCCGCTTCCAGAGCTTCAAAGAGCTAATTAACCGCCCAATGAGCCCACCAGGGAAACCAAGCTTGTGGGGGAAGCAATGAGGTGAAGCCAAGGTCAAAGAGGGTagccaggccccaggccctgcccccaTTCTGTCAATTAAGGACAAAGGCAAAAAAGATGTCCTCGTTTCTTCTGGTAAGCTGAAGTTTAGGGCTTGGCTGGGGAAATGCGCTGGGCCTGCCTTGCTTCTGAGGGCTCCACAAGCCCAACAGACCCATAGCAAAGCACAGGCCTCCGGGATGGGGACCAGACACCCCAGTAAATAGCAGTAGCCAGCCCCAGCTCACATCTGGAAAGCAGCCCAGACCACAGATGCTGGCCCCAGCACCCAGGCGCTGGGGGGAGCCTACTGTCCCTCAGCTGCCCCGAAGGAAGGAGAGGCAGGTAGAACCAGGGCCACTCTAAGGCAACTCTCCCCAGGAGAGAACCCCACTACCTGGTGGAG
It contains:
- the PYGM gene encoding glycogen phosphorylase, muscle form produces the protein MSRPLSDHEKRKQISVRGLAGVENVTELKKNFNRHLHFTLVKDRNVATPRDYYFALAHTVRDHLVGRWIRTQQHYYEKDPKRIYYLSLEFYMGRTLQNTMVNLALENACDEATYQLGLDMEELEEIEEDAGLGNGGLGRLAACFLDSMATLGLAAYGYGIRYEFGIFNQKISGGWQMEEADDWLRYGNPWEKARPEFTLPVHFYGHVEHTSQGAKWVDTQVVLAMPYDTPVPGYRNNVVNTMRLWSAKAPNDFNLKDFNVGGYIQAVLDRNLAENISRVLYPNDNFFEGKELRLKQEYFVVAATLQDIIRRFKSSKFGCRDPVRTNFDAFPDKVAIQLNDTHPSLAIPELMRILVDLERLDWDKAWDVTVRTCAYTNHTVLPEALERWPVHLLETLLPRHLQIIYEINQRFLNRVAATFPGDIDRLRRMSLVEEGAVKRINMAHLCIAGSHAVNGVARIHSEILKKTIFKDFYELEPHKFQNKTNGITPRRWLVLCNPGLAEVIAERIGEDFISDLDQLRKLLSFVDDEAFIRDVAKVKQENKLKFAAYLEKEYKVHINPNSLFDIQVKRIHEYKRQLLNCLHVITLYNRIKREPNKFFVPRTVMIGGKAAPGYHMAKMIIKLITAIGDVVNHDPAVGDRLRVIFLENYRVSLAEKVIPAADLSEQISTAGTEASGTGNMKFMVNGALTIGTMDGANVEMAEEAGEENFFIFGMRVEDVEKLDQRGYNAQEYYDRIPELRQIIEQLSSGFFSPKQPDLFKDIVNMLMHHDRFKVFADYEDYIKCQEKVSALYKNPREWTRMVIRNIATSGKFSSDRTIAQYAREIWGVEPSRQRLPAPDEAI